The window TCCTCCCTACACTCATTCAATCAAAATCAAAAGACTCTGAATCAATCAGAGACTTTCAAAATCACCATGGCAATTAAGAAAGTGAGGCTTACTTCCGAAGGTGTCGTTGGCCATACAGAGAAAGGTGAGACCATCGGATCTGAGGATATGGAAGATGTAACCGTCTTGCGAGAAACAGAGTCTCTCGTCGGCGGTTTCCGGCGAAAGCTTCTCGAGGATCCGCCGCACCACGGCGCCTGTGTTTCCCGTGACGGCGCTGAATTCCGCCAGCACCACCGTGGCCCTCGCCACAACCGCGTAGATGATCGCCATCGGAGAAGTCACGTAACGGTTGATCGCTTGCTCCGGCGTCGACTTTGCTGCGATCCAAGCCGAGTCtttaattaaaagtttaataataaGAGAATACGTTTGGAATAAAACCCCTTTATTTGTTATTGTATGTTTGATAGTCACCTACATATTGTTTTCTAACATTTTAAACCCTATACAATTGAACCATGACTTTTAAATGGATAGTAAACGTACCATTGCACAATCTGATCTACTAGTAATTTGGATTGAAAGATCGAATCACATTTTTATCAAATTGATCCTGCTGATATTGTtttgaaggttttttttttgttgtctaaTTCGTAGGTAGAGATTCTAGTCTCCTCTTGTATGAAACcaaattttgttaatatttaaaacattgggtgaaacttttttttgtctttccaAAATCCAAATTAGGAGCGCAACAAAACCAATTTTTGCATTTAATCATTGGTCTACTTCATCCTCTATTTTATCAAAATGttctcaaattataaaaatttcaagTGGTAGCATCAGGAGAGTTTCTAAATTGGGCCTGCAAATTATTTTTGTTGATATGGGCTCTAACACACACAAAAATTGGACCctcaaattttatattttgttaaaacttttactaaattttacaaaattggACCCTctaatatgattttataataaaaataaaaatacatatgaaAAAATTTGCGCCCTTTATGAACTTTAGTGTCCTAATCATATGCTAATTAGTATGTTAACTTATATTAATTCTGAAACCCAAAACAATGTATAGTGTATTGGAGAAGGACAAACAATCGACGACCAAAAACACATTTTAGTCTTCGAGCATTGACTGTGATCCAATATTCTCCTCCTTTGTATTTTTGCTCAAGTGACAAACTATCCACGCGACGACGACCAAGACTCATTGTAGTCTTCTTCCACAGTCATCGATCTTTCTCTACATAATAAAACAAATCTGTCCTTTTGGCTATTTTCGTTTATTTAAAGTTTATATCCAGCTGGTTTTGCAAACATGCTCAAGTAAATTAGTTCTCTACTTTTCTTTCTTGAAAAGAGCTTTCTACCACTTTTCTACTTCCCCCCTATATGCTATAATACTCTATATATCTGTTTTATATTAAGATTGTTTTAgttgttaaaatttatttttcaattttacttATATTATCTTAACTCATTAATAAACATGatcaaacaaaataatgtattatttagacacacaaaaaaattaatgtgttgtcaaaaaaaaaattatttgtatgaaacaattttaaacatatcacttaatatgaaacagatACAACACTTAAtcgttatatattatataacatatgaaatataatattttcactGATTTTCGATCCTCGGTTTACTTTtatctccaatggtgttactcaTCATTGGAATccttaacaataaaataatatatttttttttaattttttttgtttgaatagttaaggactcTAATCATATTTGTTAGTCCAATGGTGTTATCCATTATAGAATTCTTaggaataaaatataattaaatttgtaaaacatttaataaatttgtaaaacattaaaaataagtaaatttgtaaaacatttaaaaaattttaaaagtaaaaaaattgtaaaaaatagttTCTGTTACATTGTTGGTTTTACTTAAAAGCAAACATAAAGTTTCAGCGAATGAACTAGCAAGGTTACGTCTCTCGAAACTATATCTCCAAGTTATTACAACCACCATATAAGATAAAAGGGAGGGTTGGTGTCAAATTACTGCTTTCCTTACTTGCGgtttatcatatatttgatCCATGTGAGAGAGTACTAGTAGAGAAGCTTGTAAACAAACCTCTTGATATGATCAAGTATCAAAAGCCTTGCCCCTGGTGCTGGTGGAATGTTTACTTCTTGCTCTGATTGTTTCCTTCACCtgaaagaagaacaaaaaccCGTGGTAAGTAAAAAGATATGTATACTCTTTTTGTATTGGTTCAtgaacaatcaatcaatcaccTTATACATTGTTCCTGACGCAACAGCGTAGCAAACAGCCCAGGAGAGTGCGTGTGCAGGCCTTACTTTCAAGCCTTTGCTCACAAAAGCGTACGCCAACCCACCACCTGAGGCTGAGACCATGCTGCAAAGTTTGTCAaaacccaatcagaaacaaCGTCTGTAACAGGTTTTCATCAAATCAATATCACCCAAAGAACAAATCTTGAAGATTCTCAGACAAGGAAATATAAACAGGGATCAAAAAGTTGAGTGAAAAAAGAATGAAACTTTACGCAGCCGTAAGATCATCTTTGCTTCTGATTCCTTTCATTATGTGTTCAATTCCCAGACGACGAAACAACAAAGAATCGAATTGGAAATAAGAAAATAGCAAACCCAGACGAAAATCCTAATTCGATTAAAATCCCCAATTCGATTTGAAACCCTCATTCTAGTAAAATCCCACAATCGAACCGTAAAAATTGATGAAATCAACATGCATCAACTCCAAATGCAAAGATAATGAACTAAAACGCTCTGATTTATCTTCAACACCGAAGATCGCCGAATCACCTTTTGTTTCGTCGGaggaattttttttatgtaattgtcgcgacttcttttttttttctccttacAAACACGACCCTGACCCTCACCAATCGGActttgccaactcatcaaggacCAAATCCTTAATCTCCTTAGTTAAGGACTCTTTCTTaacttatgatttttttatattaatattttaatcaatccCGCATAAGAATTAATGCTAAGGATCTACTTAAACCCCGCGTTGCGGGTGGTCTTAAGACTCTTAACTAAGctaacagaaaaaaaatcattatattttctcaaaaaatgtaATATCATCTTTTGTCATTTATTCTTATTCAAATTATCACGTTAcaaggaaaacaaaaataattggtGGTAATAGACTCGACTAGTAGTAATGTAATAACCCATGGTAATAAGTAATAACTAGTAATTTTAATGTGCTTGCTTATGAATTTCTTAGATTCAAGGCCAATTCAGCTGCTCCCATTCCCAGATTGGTTCAGTTAAACCATCCACCATCTCTGTGTCCACAGAGAGATCAACATGTTCTCCTCCTGACATGGAAATTTCTGGTGAGGTTCCCACAGTAAATGATGTCTCAGCAACTGCAACATCATTTGTAAGCATTGTCCCTGTCTGACGAACTCCCACAGGGCGTCTATCAAAAGCTCTTGAGCTTCCTGATGTTACGTAGACACGACATAAACTGAATTCATGTCTCAACTACATTGAAAAAGGAAATATTAAAGAGTTTCTAACATTTTGTATCAAGAATCGTATTAAAAAATACTTTATACATGCAACCTTAGGGATTGCGGAAACGTTGCCTCTATCGTCAAGGGCTTTGTACTCATTCATCTTCCATTTTGTTTTTCCTCCTGTTGGTGCTCTTCCGGTGTAGAAAACCATAGTTTTCTTGACTCCAATCATTCTGTTATCCTTGGAAAAGACTGGACCAGGTGATCCAGTTGCTTTCCAATACCCTGAACCAGTGGTTCTGCTCGGTCTGCCTCCTCTTGCTTCGCGCTCTTGTCTTGGCACAAAGAAGAACCATTGCTCAGCATCTCCTCGACATCTCTCTCCCGCAAGATCTGCAAAGCCCCACAAAGAGGGTACGTTCCACAGACCACACACACAATCATTATCAcgagtttttattatttatattccaTAGGATGTTCAatcataataaatcaaatatatctGAATTAAACAGTACGTAAGACCgcggtgacaaaaaaaaacagtacgTAGAACCTTAATCTAAAAACCAAACAGCGTACTCTTACCATTAcgattaatgattttttatttatctcatATCTGAACCCGGAAAATTACACACAGAAGGAACCTTGGTTTACTTTGAAAACTAAAGATATAGTTAACCAAAAACTATTTTTCTGAAACAAGAAAACTGAGTAGCCTGAACCGAAGAATGGCAACTATATATACAACACTAAAATAAAGAAGTCTACGTGCTACAAAACCTAACTTGTTTATGCCGTTATGACTCAACAAGTAATATTACGCCATAATGGAGGTTGAAGCTACATTTTTAGTGAGGGTAACGTACCTGGAAGATGACTAGGTTCGACCTCAAAGACATCTAGAACGGGAATGACACGGTGCATTGAGTCACCACTCCTTCCTTCGAGCTGGTTTCGTAGGTAGAACTCAACCAGTTCGTCTTCCGTGGGATAGAAGCGAAACCCAGTTGTAAGGTCCTCCtccatttttatatttgataaatagACTTGCTACAAAAGGAAACCTCTGTATTGTAGATATGTTATGACAAATCTATCTGCTTCTTAAATATAGAACTCATAGACATTAAAGAAGGTGTTGAAGTAGAAGAGATTGGTTTCTCCGAGTGAAATGAGAAAAGTTCTACGCGTTTTAAGgtttcttttatatttattattccaTTTTGTCGGATATTGTGAAAGACAAGGAttttcttgtgtgtgtgtgtgttcgaTTACTTTCGTTGTAATGTGTGTTTACTGTTTAGTAAGCTTTTTACGAGCCACGTACGCCAATTGAACGAGTCAAGCCTCGTCTTGGTGTCAAATTTCCGTCTCTTTTCTTacaccaaaaaacaaaaatcgtCTCTTTTCCCTGACTTTTCCATATTTTCAATCCAGCTTGccaattttataatatagttatGTTTCTTTTAAACAAATACAAATTAGTCGTACTTTATAGGTTTAACTTATGTTTCTAATTCCTAGTTTTGTAGAAGACAATTTTCTTTGTCAAGATGTTCGTCATATGTAATTTCTACTTAATACAAAAATGTACGATGTTTAAAAGAATCAATTTTGGGAGGTATATAGTAAAATTGCCATTGACAGCTAGTATTGTGAAATTAAAGTTTGTGTAACGATTTTTGTCATAATTACAGatgacactttttttttgtctgattaattatgctattacaaacgATGAGAAACATTACATAGACGATATTACAACCGACAATTCTACATGCcttatgaagatccacgcctgacTGCATTACCATGAGTAGCCATATGAGATCCATTCTTGACGGTATTCCTTGCACCATGCTGAAAATCTCTTGTAAGCATTTTCTCAAATTTTGTGCATAATTCGTCTTCTTCAAGAATTGAAACTCAGACATCTTCCTGTAAAAATTACGTTGTATGGGGTTTGAACACCAGACCTGAGTGtaaaagcctttaaaccttGATCATTAGGCCACGGTGCTTCCACCCAGATGACacccttttttttccttttttcttcatCTGTGCAAATAGTCAAATACacgttatttatttatataaacatcAAGGCaattttgtttggatttttcttACTTGTGATCGATCTTGCAAAAATAGATTGAAACTTctaatctctataatattatttggaaACTCAGTTTCATACGTGTTGCACTCACGTTAGCTCTCACAGTGGTTGATTACGATGATACCTTTAATGAATCAAATATATctaattatcattattaaatatttattttattttattttttcttttttatttaggtttcctttttctttatttttcaaataacctatataataatttttttataaatttaaaaactaaaatatcttttatatatagtgtaattcataataaataaagttcacaaaataatcATGATTTTAAagtaaagaaataatatttacttttaaaagataatcttaaacaacataatacatattttaaaattattaagtattttatttaaatcaatatatttatcaatttattaccaaaatcatttaaataatataaactaaGATATcttttaatgaataaaatttaatttaatctttctttttttatttaagttcttttttttcaaataacatatatgataaagaaaatatttacaaaaattcaaacgaaaatattttatatatataatgtgatttcataaaaaggaaagcttagaaaaaataaactttatattaaataattaatcttCCCTTTTAAAATTTACCGGTTATGTTTTTATGCAACTTTGTGTCtatcatcattttatttttctaaattttatttttgaaaattaacatGTACAAACTTACTAagaaatctaaaatatatttacacatctaatatgaaaaaacaaactaaaacaaTGAATACAATTTTGTTGAATTAGATTATAAATAGTTATACTTGAATTTGACGGAATACATGTAACACAATATACCCACGAAATGAGTAAGTAGACCAATCCAAACTTTTTATACAGccatacattaaataaaaacccatatattttatttataaaatactttttacatataaattatgtaaCGACTCAACATATTACTAAATACATATgaaattctcaaataatattctaaatatattgacCAACTATTACAATTAAGTATTATTTATGTGACTTTGAATCTATCAACACTTTAGTGTACTTTTACTATTTGATTCTCAAAACAACATATATTAAGTAATGCATAATCTTactaaaacatatttataaatctaaGACAAGAATCAAACTAAatgaaataacataattaattaaaattataatctgtgtaacaaaaatattttagttgaaTCGGAAAAGTAAATGTTATCTAATATATCTAAAAAATAGCCAAAATCGAGatattatatatccaaaattataCGTCTAATTGACTAACTAAAATAACATAACTTTGTTAAAAATAAGCCATACATTTTGATTACAATatcaataatataataattaaaaattaaaaacaaaattttaataaattattataatatatttactttatgtATATTCGTGCATGAACACGAGAAAATCACCTAGTCTAAGTGTATATAAGCAGGCCTGTTCCCGGGATAGTGAACTTACAAAAAAAACCTACATTGATCAGCTCTGTGATATTCAGTCAagtgatattttaaatataaaacactaGCTAGAtacctttttcaaaaaaaaaaaaaaacactagctAGATAACGATTCAGTTGCTTAGAGATGGGAATTTGTGCCACGGTACGTAAGTCAAGGACCAGTTCGGAGAATTGAGGATACTATGATGAGTTTCATCTCCATGACTAGTATAGAGCAGTTTCATCTCCTAAACTTAATTGGGCAGATATATAAATTAGGGGTTACCTACCTAAGTAACCAGTCATTAATTAAGGGTTTCtctaatctaattttttttttgtaaaaaacagAGAGATGAACCAATACGGAAACTAAACACCATCATGGGTTGTTAGGTGCAACTTGAAAGTGGTCCACATCAATAACTCGTTTTAAGTATGTTGCGATCTTAATTAGTCTTATACTTGAGAAATGGGTCACCCGAGACTCTTTCCTGAAGAAATGAGTGGCTTCGGTACTTTAAAgtagaaatacataattaatttgGATACTCTTTTGAGTTCGGTTTGATTTTATtctaagttttgatttttttgtaggactacaaattaaaattttattttggaattAAATTTTTTAGTTTGGGTTAGGTTCGAATATTTACGGATTCAGTTTGTTACTATATGcgtttaaattatgtaaacaaattaaaacaccCAAATATGATTTCAAagtcttaaaatttaaaagtaataataatttacaacatataaatttaaataatgtatgttaaatatctaaaataatataaaattttattcggTTGGATATATATTTGGGTAGAGAACTAGTAGGTATTtgggatattttttttatattttgagtattttgaattttggatATCAATCTATATAGCAttagatatatttaaatatttgatagTAGTTCTGATATTTTTGGATACTCAAAATATTTGGGGTTATATGGGGTTTGGATCAAATTCTGTAGATAAGACCATTTTGAATCTATTCGGATATGTTACAAGCTAAGGATTTTCTGGTTTGGTACAACCTTTTTAAATtagattcggttcggttttcgaATCCACGGTACTGTGCTTATCCTTAGTTTAAGATGGTTCACTATAAATATCAAGCTCAACTACTCAAGTTATTTGATAAACTTAGTTGAGGAGCGTTGATTCAGCTCAACGATGTGGGACTTTCGCGTTCTTTTGCCTTTCGGTGATAAAAGAAAACACAAGATTATTTTCTCCGTAacgaaagaaaagaaaagaacaatACTCGGTTATGAATTATTTATTAGGTgtaaattttccaaaaaatttCGTGCTTGTAGGGTTTTGCAGCAACGAATTTGCATTAAAGTTGTCAAACAAGTTGCGTGAGCAGTAAGTGACAAGAAAATAAGGTTATGAAGACTTGACATGTAAGTAACTAGACTAATAGTCCAATCGAACATTGAAAAAGTTGATTCATCACGGATTCACGATCGTCGAAGAAAGTTATAATTAATCACCCATGCAAAGAAATAATTATGCctgaaatttatttaaaaatttgagAGGAGCACGgagtaatttatttttcatttatgaaAATACATGTCAAAGAAGAGTTTAAGAGTGGTTCTTTTTTTATATCGACTTGCTAATAATATATTGTGCCATTTCGTTTGTAGATTTATAACGATTCCCCATCAAATTAAAATCTCGTTAGCGCATATGCATATActtttcaattatatataaGGGAATGATTATTAAGgctaagttacaaaaaaaaagatgattatTAAGgccatttatatttttgactcatatataataaataattaataattgtaATCATAAGATAGTAAGTGTTGCCCATTTCCCCCACTAATTAAGTTGGctcaagagaaaaaaatataaatattgggTCAAGAGATAGTACAATGTGTTTCACGTGGGAAACGAAGACCTATTCTCGTGAAGGCTACAAGGTGACCATTGTgattagagatttttttttcatgtaaaCGAGATTTTCAAACCCACTTCTATTTCCatttctatattttcttctaaaatagaaaatttctattataaaggtgaatttgctccaatgtatgtctctataataaaatttttctattttatagaaaatataaaaaaatgttacttTTTACCTCTATATTTAAAGGTGAAAATAACacatctttatattttatacattgGAGAGAATCCATCTTTATAATAGtgatctctattttagaagaaaatataaaaacatacatTAGAGATGCTTTAAGTAGGGCCGTGTAGGTGTACATTTTGCAATAGTTGTATTCACAACACTCTCCAAAGGGTAGActacttttttccttttttttttttgtaacataggGTAGACTACTATGGAGTAAAAGTTTAACCTTCATAGTTCCGGACCCAAGCCGCACCTCCAATCTTCTTTTTGCTATCCCAAGAGATACCAACGTTGCATTTGATCCAATACCATGTCGAGGGAGTCCACATaccaaattttcttttcttctggCCGGCATGTGTTATAGACTTATGGTGCTGGGTTCAAACATTCTCAATAAACACTTCACTTAATTGTTCTTCACTTAGGTTTCTGAGTTCAACTATAGAACCAAATCTTGTTCAGCTTCTCGAGAACGAGACACTGCTTGTCAATGGCGCTTCCGGTTTCCTCGCTAAAGGTAATTCTTTGTTCAGTATTCTCCGTAGTTCCTGTATGCAAGAAATCAACGGAGTAAACATTGGAGCaacattatttatattaataattccaCTACTGTAATTCGTAAATAATTTTAAGATGCACAGATAATTATGCTACGGATATCAGATTTATTGATAaacaatattatttaataaaaaaaaacaaatggtaAAAAAGTAACGAATAAAATAACTGATACAGTACAAAAATGAGATTGGTTGCACTCAGAACCAACAAGGAAGGTACCTTTCAAACATGCGCTTATCAGAAATAAAAGCAAGTTTCCATTAGAGAGGTCTCCTTTTTTGGTCGCTAACTACTACATCTAGTAAATTTTGCTTTTAATATGAGAAAAAAAGTTTGGTAGGAATTGAGTTTTTGATAAAGGAGTAATTGAAGGTAGTTGTTAGTtggttgttgttgatgatgaagTTGTTGCAAATAGGAAGCATGGAATCGAGTATTAACTCGAACAAGGTCTGAGTATTAAAAAGATTTCTGAAGAAGATTTCGAACCACCACTGAGAAAGCGATAGAGAAACTAGCATATATCAAAAGGCATTATTCTTCGATAATATATAAGCCTAATGGCATTGCAGAGTTCTTTAATAATAGTTTCAGTAGGTCTCGATGTTGGCGAATGGAATCGAGTATTACAGGTACATCGATCCTAACATGAGATTCTTGATAGTAAAACCGATCTAagaatcaatttttattttattttttagtatttagttAATTTCAACTTGGAAGGGTTTATTGCATCACGTTTTACTTGTTTAATAGATATTGAATTATATTAGGTTGGtgctataaattatatataaatgtgttATATATAGTGCTACGTACGGATAGCTAGGATCACACGTTCTCAGCAACTAAACATTTCATACTTCCTCTTTGTTCTCCATTCAGGTCTTTGAGTTTCAACTATGGAACCAAGTTGTGTTCAGTTTCTTGAGAATAAGACAGTTCTCGTCACTGGCGCATCCGGTTTTCTTGCTAAAGGTAATAATCTTTATACTCTCATATACCATGATATCTCAGTTGAATATATTTCGAGCATGAACCTGTTTAATAGAAATTATTACCATTAATTTGTCATTAAATATAGTATGTTCATCAATATTTGTAATAGTTTTCGTGGAGCGAGTTCTGAGATTGCAACCAAAGGTGAGGAGGCTTTACCTCCTCGTAAGAGCATCCGACAACAAGGCCGCGAAGCAACGGTTACACAGTGAGGTGTATTTACACACGTTTGACCAAACTTTTTCGTTAAATAATCATACGAGTTTGAATGTTCGGGTCTGATTACTTCGTAAACAGGTTTTCGAGAAAGATTTATTTAGGGTGTTGAGAAAGAATGTTGGTGATGAACGTCTAAACGCTTTAATATCGGAGAAAGTTGTTCCTATTCCGGGTGACATATCACTAAACATTATGGGAGTGATCAGAGATTCTAATTTCTTACAAGATATGATGCAAGAGATCgacatcattgtgaattctgcTGCCACCACGAGATTCGATGAAAGgtattatatttacttaatctGTAAAGAAAATGACATAACATATATCTCTTGTTATTGCCTTATTAATtgggaaaatcgcataaaaaacctCAAAAAACCTCGAAAAACCTTGAAGTTTTTTCACTGacacttttaaccttcaaaATGATATTTGCatcataaaaaacctccaaaATAAAAAGTTGACATGTTAAACAGGTAAAAAATGATGTATTagacttttttcaaaaaataattatttaattaaaaaaatagacaaaagttaaataaaaattcagaaaattaaacaaaaattgaaaatttaataaaagttcagtaaaaccaaaaccaaaatcagaaaattgaatatattttcttcggaaaattaaataaaaactaaatattctATAATAAATAAGATTAATACATatgaactaaataaaaatttcataaatttcaaaaaattagaaatttcaaaatttcaaaaaaaaaaaaattattacaagatttttttttaaaaatatatcatatcatCGTTGACAATAAAAATGTCACATATACCACTAGTGACGATAATGGTTTTTAACATAACCATTAAAAATCACAACTTTTtggcatatctccaatgataGGTTCCAACCATCATCGTTGAAAaggggaaaaaaaaacttttctgaACTTTTGAATTGAGAAATATCctaggatagcactaaaaaaatttatgtcacaaatatagactctaagaatcaaaatgaccaagatgtttcattaaaaaggtaaatatacacttatacccctagggttaactaattcaaatcttaaggtttagagttaaagggtggagatttgggattgaggtttaaaattttataaaataaaaaataaatattaaaaatttaaaaataaatttttttaaaatagtttcaaatagtattttcgaattacaaaaagaaaatttgaaaaaaaaataaaaaaaaaatcgaaaaaagaaaattaaaaaataatataaaacgttcgaatttgaaaacatataatctaaaactataaaaaaaaattaatttttttatatatatctatggtATTAGTGTCCTTTTacatattaaatgaaatattttggtcattttcttccttgtggtctatttttgtgaccaaaaatTGAAATTggtctatttatgagaattgcccttttgaattttcaattttttttttgaaatttatgacTTTTTTTCTGTGTTTTAATTTGATctgatttatttttgaatttttcattaatttttaatttctaatatttaattaatttctatttttttttaattttctgagtttttctttaatttttttatttaaattttctgatttttctttaattttctgttttcatttaatttttgtttattttaataactaaataattattcttgaaaaaaaaactgacacATCATTATTTTACCTGTTTAGTAGGTCAACATTTTACTTTGGAAGTTTTTTATGATACAAATATCAATTTGAAGGTTAAAAATATTAGTGAAAAAATTCAAGGCTTAAATTGCTAGTAAGTGTCACTCTAAAAGTTTTATGCGATTTTTCCCTTATTATTtagcttttgttttttgtttttgtatgtgAAAAAGATATGATGTTGCTCTTGGGATCAACACATTTGGACCTCTCAATATCCTTAACTTTGCTAAGAAGTGTGCAAAACCACAATTGCTTCTTCATGTATCTACTGGTGAATCATTTAAACCTTTTTATAACCAAATTGAT of the Brassica rapa cultivar Chiifu-401-42 chromosome A03, CAAS_Brap_v3.01, whole genome shotgun sequence genome contains:
- the LOC103856515 gene encoding NAC domain-containing protein 90; translation: MEEDLTTGFRFYPTEDELVEFYLRNQLEGRSGDSMHRVIPVLDVFEVEPSHLPDLAGERCRGDAEQWFFFVPRQEREARGGRPSRTTGSGYWKATGSPGPVFSKDNRMIGVKKTMVFYTGRAPTGGKTKWKMNEYKALDDRGNVSAIPKLRHEFSLCRVYVTSGSSRAFDRRPVGVRQTGTMLTNDVAVAETSFTVGTSPEISMSGGEHVDLSVDTEMVDGLTEPIWEWEQLNWP